One Pseudomonadota bacterium DNA window includes the following coding sequences:
- the fdhF gene encoding formate dehydrogenase subunit alpha codes for MAAIPKPLPEPETIAFTLDGREVHALPDETILEAGKRVGVDIPRLCYQPGYRPDGNCRACMVEIEGERALAPSCCRKPTQGMEVRSDSERARHSQKLVVELLLADMPDAGRSPYTPRSELDRWADWLAIGPSRFPGREQPAPDLTNPAIAVNLDACIQCTRCVRACREEQVNDVIGYAFRGTHSKIVFDLDDPMGESTCVSCGECVQACPTGALMPARNVGLIEPEKKVESTCPYCGVGCLLTLNVKDNKILYVDGRDGPANHSRLCVKGRYGFDYVHHPDRLRKPLIRRAGVPKTPRLLSPTYLATYFREATWEEALDLAAQGLKRIRDKKGPNALAGFGSAKGSNEEAYLFQKLVRTGFRTNNVDHCTRLCHASSVAALLQTLGSGAVSNPVADVADAEVIVIIGARPTINHPVAATFMKNAAKSGKTLIVMDPYRSDLARHARYFVQFRNDTDVLLLNAMMHTIIAEGLHNVDYIVKHTEGFEAVAETVKGYSPERVAPLCDVPAELIKEIARVYASAKASIIFWGMGISQHIHGTDNARCLISLALLTGQIGRPGTGLHPLRGQNNVQGASDVGLIPMVYPDYQPVKSRKARQYFEQLWGTRLDPYPGLTVVEIMSAVHHGEIKGMYIMGENPAMSDPNLNHAREALALLDHLVVQDIFFTETAGFADVILPASAFPEKTGTFTNTDRRVQLGRQAIDPPGDARQDLWIIQEIARRIGLDWEDEGPEEVFEEIRKAVPTMAGMTWDRLTQVDSLTYPLIEEGDPGEPVIFTDGFPTEDGRGHFVPADYIEANEWPDEDYPFVFITGRHLEHWHTGSMTRRATVLDALEPEPVINIHPEDLNQIGALPGDMIRIDSRRGRLEGRARSDTGMQRGSVFMAFCYTEAAANLLTTEALDPYGKIPEFKFCAVRVARVGGFPEKDSALSFASVG; via the coding sequence ATGGCCGCCATCCCCAAACCCCTACCCGAACCCGAGACCATCGCCTTCACCCTGGACGGCCGCGAGGTCCATGCCCTGCCGGACGAGACCATCCTCGAGGCCGGGAAGCGCGTCGGCGTCGACATCCCGCGCCTCTGCTACCAGCCCGGCTATCGGCCGGACGGCAACTGCCGGGCCTGCATGGTCGAGATCGAGGGCGAGCGGGCGCTGGCCCCCTCCTGCTGCCGGAAGCCCACGCAGGGCATGGAGGTCAGGAGCGACAGCGAGCGCGCCCGCCATTCCCAGAAGCTGGTCGTGGAGCTATTGCTTGCGGACATGCCGGATGCGGGGCGCTCGCCCTACACCCCGCGCTCGGAGCTGGACCGCTGGGCGGACTGGCTAGCGATCGGCCCCTCGCGGTTCCCCGGGCGCGAGCAGCCGGCGCCGGACCTCACCAACCCCGCCATCGCCGTCAACCTCGACGCCTGCATCCAGTGCACGCGCTGCGTGCGCGCCTGCCGCGAGGAGCAGGTCAACGACGTGATTGGGTATGCCTTTCGGGGCACGCATTCCAAGATCGTCTTCGACCTCGACGACCCCATGGGCGAGAGTACCTGCGTGAGCTGCGGGGAGTGCGTCCAGGCCTGCCCCACGGGCGCGCTCATGCCGGCCCGCAACGTCGGCCTCATCGAGCCCGAGAAGAAGGTCGAGTCGACCTGCCCCTATTGCGGCGTCGGGTGTCTTTTGACCTTAAATGTCAAGGACAACAAGATCCTCTATGTGGACGGTCGCGACGGGCCGGCCAACCACAGCCGGCTGTGCGTCAAGGGGCGCTATGGCTTCGATTATGTCCACCACCCGGATCGCCTGCGCAAACCGCTCATCCGGAGGGCCGGTGTTCCGAAGACGCCAAGGCTCCTCTCCCCGACCTACCTCGCGACCTATTTCCGCGAGGCGACCTGGGAAGAGGCCCTGGATCTCGCCGCGCAGGGCTTGAAGCGGATCCGCGACAAGAAGGGTCCGAACGCGCTCGCCGGTTTCGGCTCGGCCAAGGGCAGCAACGAGGAGGCCTACCTCTTCCAGAAGCTGGTGCGCACCGGCTTCCGCACCAACAACGTGGACCACTGCACGCGCCTCTGCCACGCCTCCTCGGTGGCCGCCCTGCTCCAGACCTTGGGCTCGGGCGCGGTCTCAAACCCGGTCGCCGATGTCGCGGATGCCGAGGTCATCGTCATCATCGGGGCGCGGCCCACGATCAACCATCCGGTCGCCGCGACCTTCATGAAAAACGCCGCCAAGTCGGGCAAGACGCTCATCGTCATGGACCCCTACCGCTCCGATCTGGCGCGTCATGCCCGCTACTTTGTCCAGTTCCGGAACGACACCGATGTGCTGTTACTCAACGCCATGATGCACACCATCATCGCCGAGGGGCTCCACAACGTCGATTACATCGTCAAGCACACCGAGGGCTTCGAGGCGGTGGCCGAGACGGTCAAGGGCTATAGCCCCGAGCGCGTGGCACCGCTCTGCGACGTCCCGGCCGAATTGATCAAAGAGATCGCACGCGTGTATGCGAGCGCCAAGGCCTCCATCATCTTCTGGGGCATGGGGATCTCCCAGCACATCCACGGCACGGACAACGCCCGGTGTCTGATCTCGCTCGCCCTGCTCACGGGTCAGATCGGTCGGCCGGGCACCGGGCTCCATCCCTTGCGCGGCCAGAACAACGTGCAGGGAGCATCGGATGTCGGCCTCATCCCCATGGTCTATCCCGACTACCAGCCGGTGAAGAGCCGCAAGGCCCGCCAGTATTTCGAGCAGCTCTGGGGTACGCGCCTCGACCCCTATCCGGGGCTCACGGTGGTCGAGATCATGAGCGCCGTCCACCACGGCGAGATCAAGGGCATGTACATCATGGGCGAGAACCCGGCGATGTCCGATCCCAATCTCAACCACGCCCGCGAGGCGCTGGCGTTATTGGATCACCTGGTCGTGCAGGACATCTTCTTCACCGAGACCGCGGGGTTTGCGGACGTGATCCTCCCGGCCTCGGCCTTCCCGGAGAAGACCGGGACCTTCACCAATACCGACAGGCGCGTGCAGCTCGGCCGTCAGGCCATCGATCCTCCGGGCGACGCGCGCCAGGACCTCTGGATCATCCAGGAGATCGCGCGCCGCATCGGGCTCGACTGGGAAGACGAGGGCCCCGAGGAGGTCTTCGAAGAGATCCGCAAGGCCGTGCCCACCATGGCCGGCATGACCTGGGACCGGCTCACGCAAGTAGACTCCCTCACCTATCCGCTCATCGAGGAGGGCGATCCGGGAGAACCGGTGATCTTCACCGACGGCTTCCCGACCGAGGACGGCCGCGGCCACTTCGTCCCGGCGGATTACATCGAGGCCAACGAGTGGCCCGACGAGGACTATCCCTTCGTCTTCATCACCGGTCGCCATCTCGAGCACTGGCACACCGGGAGCATGACGCGCCGCGCGACCGTGCTCGACGCCCTGGAACCCGAGCCCGTCATCAACATCCACCCCGAGGATTTGAACCAGATCGGCGCCCTGCCCGGAGATATGATCAGGATCGATTCCCGCCGCGGCAGGCTCGAGGGACGCGCTCGATCCGATACCGGCATGCAGCGCGGTTCGGTATTCATGGCCTTCTGCTACACCGAGGCCGCCGCCAACCTTCTGACCACCGAGGCCCTCGACCCCTACGGCAAGATCCCGGAGTTCAAGTTCTGCGCCGTGCGCGTCGCCCGCGTCGGCGGCTTCCCGGAAAAGGACAGCGCGCTATCGTTCGCGTCGGTGGGGTAA
- a CDS encoding DUF2254 domain-containing protein, with product MNQGSRHHRARKLREAMRQALAEFLLVPTGIIVGFLVLAAATFMLDRSSTAWLVPIRTLLQTYAFADATATGDLLGTIAAGLITITSITVSLLLVALQQSASALTHQVYDQFLRNRQNQVYFGFFVGLSLYALITLASVGPLNPVFGAIVALMSTITALCLLLVLFYTTVNQMRPVVIIEAIRQHVLAAREVQLGLLRKTRRSSSLIASLSLPVKAVAHGFVTRIDVESIKSAAVLAGAEVEVVVRVTIGSYVVFGQVLAEVKAHALDDAVAVADVLEDAIHREEKRDIASDPLNGIEELETIGWTSISTAQSDPDAGLLTIYSLRDILARWSSPPDEAPEGEIAPIVYVDDVLPRLLNAFESLAVSASESMQHQNCSEILRTFDLLFERLPPDLQLRVEDVIRRTLSALGDHVLTNELENALTGLISTLEQAGRRQTAAAVLAAKDQLARSLGKLGGRSSRPA from the coding sequence ATGAACCAGGGCTCTCGCCACCACCGCGCGCGAAAGCTGCGGGAGGCAATGCGCCAGGCGCTTGCGGAATTCCTGCTCGTCCCCACCGGCATCATCGTGGGTTTCCTGGTCCTCGCCGCGGCCACTTTCATGCTCGATCGGAGCAGCACTGCCTGGCTGGTACCGATCCGGACGTTGCTGCAAACCTATGCCTTCGCCGATGCCACGGCCACCGGGGATCTGCTGGGGACGATCGCTGCGGGACTCATCACGATCACATCGATCACGGTTTCGCTATTGCTAGTCGCCCTGCAACAATCAGCGAGTGCCCTGACTCATCAGGTGTACGACCAGTTTCTGCGGAATCGGCAAAATCAAGTCTACTTCGGGTTTTTCGTCGGCCTGTCGCTTTACGCACTCATTACGCTGGCCTCCGTCGGGCCGTTGAATCCCGTCTTCGGCGCCATCGTTGCGTTGATGTCGACGATTACGGCGCTTTGTCTGCTGCTCGTACTGTTCTACACCACAGTCAATCAGATGCGGCCGGTGGTTATCATCGAGGCGATCCGCCAGCACGTACTGGCGGCGCGGGAAGTCCAGCTCGGCCTCCTCCGCAAAACCCGGCGGTCCTCCAGTTTGATCGCCTCGTTGAGCCTTCCCGTTAAAGCCGTGGCCCACGGCTTCGTGACGCGGATCGATGTCGAGTCCATCAAGTCCGCGGCGGTTCTCGCCGGGGCAGAAGTGGAAGTCGTCGTGCGGGTTACGATCGGCTCCTACGTCGTGTTTGGACAGGTGCTTGCCGAAGTGAAGGCGCATGCGCTGGACGACGCGGTCGCCGTCGCCGACGTCCTGGAAGACGCGATCCATCGCGAAGAAAAGCGCGATATTGCCTCCGATCCGCTTAACGGCATCGAAGAGCTCGAGACCATCGGGTGGACGTCGATTTCGACGGCGCAATCGGACCCCGACGCCGGGTTGCTCACGATCTACAGCTTGCGGGACATTCTGGCGCGCTGGTCGAGCCCGCCGGATGAAGCCCCGGAGGGTGAAATAGCGCCGATCGTGTATGTCGACGACGTTCTACCGCGGTTGCTGAATGCGTTCGAGTCGCTGGCCGTGTCGGCGTCGGAATCAATGCAGCATCAGAATTGCTCCGAGATCCTTCGCACTTTCGATCTCCTGTTCGAACGGCTGCCGCCGGATTTGCAACTGCGCGTGGAAGACGTGATCCGTCGTACGCTGTCTGCGCTGGGCGATCATGTCCTCACAAACGAGCTCGAGAACGCGCTCACGGGATTGATCTCCACTCTCGAGCAGGCTGGGCGCCGGCAAACTGCTGCCGCAGTTCTCGCGGCGAAGGATCAACTGGCGCGTTCCCTGGGCAAGCTCGGCGGCCGCTCGAGCCGTCCGGCATGA
- a CDS encoding NAD(P)H-dependent oxidoreductase subunit E — MNVTSIKKRQKKGQIRGRAVDPAALAEVRELLGEEPRRRDLLIEHLHRIQDRFHCLPATHLVALAEEMRLATTEVYEVATFYHHFDVVKEGEAPPPALTVRVCDSVTCELFGARELIAGLEERLGEGVRVQHVPCVGRCQAAPVAVVGQNPIEAATVERVEDAVIAGDTEAPLPACIRYAEYRREGGYETLAACVEGRREREAIVKLLEDSKLRGLGGAGFPAGRKWRILRDQPKPRLVAINIDEGEPGTFKDRHYLERDPHRFLEGMLIATWAIEAEAVYIYLRDEYAGCRRMLAQEIDALTQDPPCPLPPMHLRRGAGAYICGEESAMIESIEGKRGMPRLRPPYVAEVGLFGRPTLEHNLETLYWVRDIIERGPEWFASEGRRGRQGLRSYSVSGRVQKPGVHLCPAGISMRELIDEYCGGMLSGQEFYGYFPGGASGGILPASLGDLPLDFDTLIPHGCFIGSAAIIVLSDHDRARDAALNALRFFEDESCGQCTPCRVGTAKAVKLMERDVWDTALLEELARAMEDASICGLGQAAPNPLRCAIKYFPEEFV, encoded by the coding sequence GTGAACGTCACCAGCATCAAGAAAAGGCAGAAAAAGGGGCAGATCCGAGGCCGGGCCGTCGATCCCGCGGCCCTGGCGGAGGTACGGGAGCTCCTGGGCGAGGAGCCGCGGCGTCGCGATCTGCTCATCGAGCACCTGCACAGGATCCAGGACCGCTTCCACTGCCTCCCGGCCACCCACCTCGTGGCGCTCGCCGAGGAGATGAGGCTCGCCACCACCGAGGTCTACGAGGTCGCGACCTTCTACCATCACTTTGATGTCGTCAAGGAAGGAGAGGCGCCGCCTCCGGCCTTGACCGTGCGCGTCTGCGACTCGGTCACCTGCGAGCTGTTCGGCGCGCGCGAGCTCATCGCCGGGCTCGAGGAGCGGCTCGGCGAGGGCGTGCGGGTGCAGCACGTGCCCTGTGTCGGGCGCTGCCAGGCGGCGCCGGTGGCGGTGGTCGGGCAGAACCCCATCGAGGCCGCGACAGTCGAGCGTGTCGAGGATGCCGTGATTGCTGGCGACACCGAGGCGCCGCTGCCCGCGTGCATCCGATACGCGGAATACCGCCGCGAGGGCGGCTATGAGACCCTCGCCGCCTGCGTCGAGGGTCGCCGCGAGCGCGAGGCCATCGTCAAGCTACTCGAAGACTCCAAGCTCCGCGGGCTAGGCGGCGCCGGGTTCCCCGCCGGGCGCAAGTGGCGGATCTTACGCGATCAGCCTAAACCGAGGCTCGTGGCCATCAACATCGACGAGGGCGAGCCCGGCACCTTCAAGGACCGCCATTACCTGGAGCGCGACCCGCACCGTTTCCTGGAGGGCATGCTGATCGCCACCTGGGCCATCGAGGCCGAGGCGGTTTATATCTACCTCCGCGATGAGTATGCCGGCTGCCGCCGCATGCTCGCCCAGGAGATCGACGCGCTCACCCAGGATCCGCCCTGCCCGCTCCCGCCCATGCACCTCAGGCGCGGCGCGGGGGCCTATATCTGCGGCGAGGAGTCGGCCATGATCGAGTCCATCGAGGGCAAGCGCGGTATGCCGCGGTTGAGGCCGCCCTATGTGGCAGAGGTCGGGCTCTTCGGCCGACCCACCCTGGAGCACAACCTGGAGACGCTGTATTGGGTGCGCGACATCATCGAGCGCGGTCCCGAGTGGTTCGCCTCGGAAGGGCGGCGCGGGCGGCAGGGACTGCGCTCTTACTCGGTCAGCGGCCGCGTGCAGAAACCCGGCGTGCACCTCTGCCCTGCCGGGATCAGCATGCGCGAGCTGATCGATGAATATTGCGGCGGGATGCTGTCCGGCCAAGAATTCTACGGTTATTTTCCCGGCGGCGCCTCGGGCGGGATCCTGCCGGCCTCGCTCGGTGATCTGCCCCTCGACTTCGATACGCTCATCCCCCACGGCTGTTTCATCGGCTCCGCGGCCATCATCGTGCTATCCGATCACGACCGCGCCCGCGATGCGGCGCTCAATGCCCTGCGCTTCTTCGAGGACGAATCCTGCGGCCAGTGCACCCCCTGCCGGGTGGGCACGGCCAAGGCCGTGAAACTCATGGAGCGGGACGTCTGGGACACCGCCCTCCTGGAGGAATTGGCCCGGGCCATGGAGGATGCCTCGATCTGCGGGCTCGGCCAGGCCGCGCCCAACCCCTTGCGCTGTGCGATCAAGTATTTTCCGGAGGAGTTCGTCTGA